One genomic region from Athalia rosae chromosome 3, iyAthRosa1.1, whole genome shotgun sequence encodes:
- the LOC105690111 gene encoding MFS-type transporter SLC18B1-like isoform X2, translating into MNVQQSPDVSEVSNRMQSISDESPEAMTPQRRGRGSHVRSASICGSTTPAEIQRVRERLLRTQRTPRPSTIWSFNRRQKLALLTLSIVDFVSFCSMSIMAPFFPKEAEVKGMPESISGLVFSFYAMMMFLSAPIFGIILPRIGAKFLFISGLMVAGVCNVLFGFVDAIVDYKTFVIFCFIIRGLEALGASAFSTAGYIFVVDIFPDNVGAVLGILETFVGLGMSTGPAIGGLLYSIGGFGLPFYVLGGILVAIAPINFCLIPSADNSIRPIRRGSRFKLLKLPAVLVIGSVVVIASSTWSFLDPTLEPHLRQYSLSTKQVGLVFLLFSALYGICSPFWGWLADKTNSHWSMMTAGLLLSSVGLAVLGPTSLVSFLPNIFWMNIVALCVLGVSVSLTLLPSFQSILANAIRGGCADELSTYSIVAGFWSCAYSLGEVIGPSLGGFISEQYGFQVCSTVMAGLNICLAIITIVFFSFQTGNRRDISRNSTSKDSGIQSSGSLTHSGSLQGQDEQTSLLQRSYDHGDHMRDQARYYANSRSADRPNNDVDWNTEVTDFRGTVNVTAYGACEV; encoded by the exons ATGAATGTGCAGCAATCACCAGATGTTTCGGAGGTATCCAATAGGATGCAAAGCATTTCCGATGAAAGCCCAGAAGCTATGACGCCacaaagaagaggaagaggatcCCATGTGCGTTCCGCAAGTATTTGTGGATCCACTACTCCTGCGGAAATTCAGAGGGTTCGTGAACGACTTCTCCGAACTCAGAGAACTCCACGTCCCTCTACCATTTGGAGTTTTAATCGTAGGCAGAAACTGGCACTTCTCACTCTGTCGATTGTCGACTTTGTGAGTTTTTGCTCAATGAGCATCATGGCACCCTTTTTTCCCAAAGAG gcGGAAGTGAAGGGTATGCCGGAATCTATTTCAGGTCTAGTATTCAGCTTTTATGCAATGATGATGTTTCTCTCCGCTCCGATATTTGGAATTATA CTTCCAAGGATTGGTGCAAAATTCCTATTCATTTCTGGACTGATGGTAGCTGGTGTCTGCAATGTTTTATTTGG TTTTGTAGATGCGATTGTAGATTACAAAACCTTTGTCATTTTCTGCTTCATAATACGAGGTCTAGAGGCTCTTGGTGCCAGTGCATTCTCTACAGCTGGTTATATATTCGTAGTTGATATATTTCCTGATAATGTTGGAGCAGTTTTG GGAATTCTGGAGACATTTGTCGGACTTGGGATGAGCACCGGACCTGCGATTGGAGGGTTACTGTATTCC ATCGGTGGATTTGGTTTACCTTTCTACGTTTTGGGTGGCATACTGGTGGCTATAGCTCCTATCAATTTTTGCCTCATACCATCCGCAGATA ATTCCATAAGGCCCATTAGAAGAGGCTCTCGTTTCAAATTACTCAAGCTCCCAGCTGTCTTGGTGATTGGCAGTGTGGTTGTTATCGCCTCCAGCACATGGTCATTTCTGGATCCAACTTTAGAGCCGCACTTGCGGCAA TATAGCCTCAGTACCAAACAGGTGGGCCtggtttttcttctattctctGCCCTGTATGGGATCTGTAGTCCTTTTTGGGGCTGGTTAGCAGACAAGACCAACTCTCACTGGTCGATGATGACAGCAGGATTATTACTATCGTCAGTTGGTCTAGCAGTGCTTGGACCGACATCTTTGGTATCTTTCCTCCCAAA CATATTCTGGATGAACATAGTCGCTTTATGTGTGTTGGGAGTCTCGGTTTCTCTTACTCTGCTCCCATCTTTTCAGAGTATTCTAGCCAATGCTAT CCGCGGGGGTTGTGCTGACGAACTTTCAACCTACAGTATAGTTGCCGGATTTTGGTCCTGTGCTTATTCATtagg GGAGGTAATTGGCCCCAGTCTAGGAGGATTCATTTCTGAACAATATGGTTTCCAAGTGTGTTCGACTGTGATGGCTGGTTTAAATATCTGCCTTGCTATAATAACGATAGTGTTCTTTTCGTTCCAAACTGGCAATAGAAGAGACATCAGTCGTAATAGCACCTCAAAAGATAGTGGAATCCAATCTTCGGGTTCACTTACACACTCTGGAAGTTTACAAGGTCAAGACGAGCAAACTTCTCTGTTAC AAAGATCTTACGACCATGGAGATCATATGCGAGATCAGGCCCGGTATTACGCTAACTCCAGATCTGCCGATCGTCCAAATAACGATGTTGACTGGAACACTGAAGTCACAGATTTTCGAGGTACTGTAAACGTTACAGCTTACGGAGCCTGTGAAGTATGA
- the LOC105690105 gene encoding ADP-ribosylation factor-related protein 1: MYTLLNGLYKYLVQKDEYYILILGLDNAGKTTYLEAAKTKFTKNYKGMNPSKITTTVGLNIGKIDHAGVRLNFWDLGGQEELQSLWDKYYAESHAVIYIVDSSDRERIPDSKETFDRMISSEHLMGVPLLVLANKQDVPDCMGVRDVKPIFNQNAHLIGRRDCMVMPVSALNGDGVDEGIHWLVDCIKRNNDVRPPRNQDDNGLS, encoded by the exons atgtaTACTTTGCTGAATGGTCTTTACAAGTATCTAGTGCAGAAAGATGAATACTACATTTTGATATTGGGATTGGATAATGCTGGAAAAACG ACTTACCTCGAAGCGGCTAAAACAAAGTTTACCAAAAACTACAAAGGCATGAATCCCAGCAAAATTACGACTACTGTCGGACTTAACATAGGGAAAATCGATCACGCTGGCGTTAGATTGAACTTTTGGGATCTCGGCGGGCAAGAGGAACTACAGTCTCTGTGGGACAAA TACTATGCTGAATCCCATGCAGTCATCTACATCGTTGATTCGTCTGATAGAGAAAGAATACCAGATTCCAAGGAGACCTTTG ATAGAATGATCTCTTCGGAACATTTAATGGGAGTACCCTTGCTGGTTCTTGCAAATAAGCAGGACGTTCCCGACTGCATGGGAGTTAGAGATGTAAAACCAATATTTAATCAGAATGCACATCTGATTGGAAGGAGAGATTGCATGGTTATGCCAGTTTCTGCGCTCAATGG TGACGGGGTAGATGAAGGAATACACTGGCTGGTTGACTGTATCAAACGAAACAATGATGTTCGACCACCTCGTAATCAAGATGACAATGGCCTGTCGTAG
- the LOC105690111 gene encoding MFS-type transporter SLC18B1-like isoform X1, giving the protein MNVQQSPDVSEVSNRMQSISDESPEAMTPQRRGRGSHVRSASICGSTTPAEIQRVRERLLRTQRTPRPSTIWSFNRRQKLALLTLSIVDFVSFCSMSIMAPFFPKEAEVKGMPESISGLVFSFYAMMMFLSAPIFGIIATSKDWCKIPIHFWTDGSWCLQCFIWFFYICPSFVDAIVDYKTFVIFCFIIRGLEALGASAFSTAGYIFVVDIFPDNVGAVLGILETFVGLGMSTGPAIGGLLYSIGGFGLPFYVLGGILVAIAPINFCLIPSADNSIRPIRRGSRFKLLKLPAVLVIGSVVVIASSTWSFLDPTLEPHLRQYSLSTKQVGLVFLLFSALYGICSPFWGWLADKTNSHWSMMTAGLLLSSVGLAVLGPTSLVSFLPNIFWMNIVALCVLGVSVSLTLLPSFQSILANAIRGGCADELSTYSIVAGFWSCAYSLGEVIGPSLGGFISEQYGFQVCSTVMAGLNICLAIITIVFFSFQTGNRRDISRNSTSKDSGIQSSGSLTHSGSLQGQDEQTSLLQRSYDHGDHMRDQARYYANSRSADRPNNDVDWNTEVTDFRGTVNVTAYGACEV; this is encoded by the exons ATGAATGTGCAGCAATCACCAGATGTTTCGGAGGTATCCAATAGGATGCAAAGCATTTCCGATGAAAGCCCAGAAGCTATGACGCCacaaagaagaggaagaggatcCCATGTGCGTTCCGCAAGTATTTGTGGATCCACTACTCCTGCGGAAATTCAGAGGGTTCGTGAACGACTTCTCCGAACTCAGAGAACTCCACGTCCCTCTACCATTTGGAGTTTTAATCGTAGGCAGAAACTGGCACTTCTCACTCTGTCGATTGTCGACTTTGTGAGTTTTTGCTCAATGAGCATCATGGCACCCTTTTTTCCCAAAGAG gcGGAAGTGAAGGGTATGCCGGAATCTATTTCAGGTCTAGTATTCAGCTTTTATGCAATGATGATGTTTCTCTCCGCTCCGATATTTGGAATTATAGCAA CTTCCAAGGATTGGTGCAAAATTCCTATTCATTTCTGGACTGATGGTAGCTGGTGTCTGCAATGTTTTATTTGG TTTTTTTATATCTGTCCCAGTTTTGTAGATGCGATTGTAGATTACAAAACCTTTGTCATTTTCTGCTTCATAATACGAGGTCTAGAGGCTCTTGGTGCCAGTGCATTCTCTACAGCTGGTTATATATTCGTAGTTGATATATTTCCTGATAATGTTGGAGCAGTTTTG GGAATTCTGGAGACATTTGTCGGACTTGGGATGAGCACCGGACCTGCGATTGGAGGGTTACTGTATTCC ATCGGTGGATTTGGTTTACCTTTCTACGTTTTGGGTGGCATACTGGTGGCTATAGCTCCTATCAATTTTTGCCTCATACCATCCGCAGATA ATTCCATAAGGCCCATTAGAAGAGGCTCTCGTTTCAAATTACTCAAGCTCCCAGCTGTCTTGGTGATTGGCAGTGTGGTTGTTATCGCCTCCAGCACATGGTCATTTCTGGATCCAACTTTAGAGCCGCACTTGCGGCAA TATAGCCTCAGTACCAAACAGGTGGGCCtggtttttcttctattctctGCCCTGTATGGGATCTGTAGTCCTTTTTGGGGCTGGTTAGCAGACAAGACCAACTCTCACTGGTCGATGATGACAGCAGGATTATTACTATCGTCAGTTGGTCTAGCAGTGCTTGGACCGACATCTTTGGTATCTTTCCTCCCAAA CATATTCTGGATGAACATAGTCGCTTTATGTGTGTTGGGAGTCTCGGTTTCTCTTACTCTGCTCCCATCTTTTCAGAGTATTCTAGCCAATGCTAT CCGCGGGGGTTGTGCTGACGAACTTTCAACCTACAGTATAGTTGCCGGATTTTGGTCCTGTGCTTATTCATtagg GGAGGTAATTGGCCCCAGTCTAGGAGGATTCATTTCTGAACAATATGGTTTCCAAGTGTGTTCGACTGTGATGGCTGGTTTAAATATCTGCCTTGCTATAATAACGATAGTGTTCTTTTCGTTCCAAACTGGCAATAGAAGAGACATCAGTCGTAATAGCACCTCAAAAGATAGTGGAATCCAATCTTCGGGTTCACTTACACACTCTGGAAGTTTACAAGGTCAAGACGAGCAAACTTCTCTGTTAC AAAGATCTTACGACCATGGAGATCATATGCGAGATCAGGCCCGGTATTACGCTAACTCCAGATCTGCCGATCGTCCAAATAACGATGTTGACTGGAACACTGAAGTCACAGATTTTCGAGGTACTGTAAACGTTACAGCTTACGGAGCCTGTGAAGTATGA